One window from the genome of Pseudomonas fluorescens encodes:
- a CDS encoding amino acid ABC transporter permease, with product MNYNWDWGVFFKSTGVGSEIYLDWYLAGLGWTIAIAVVAWIIALLLGSLLGVMRTVPNRLVSGIATCYVELFRNVPLLVQLFIWYFLVPDLLPADMQEWYKQDLNPTTSAYLSVVVCLGLFTAARVCEQVRTGIQALPRGQESAARAMGFKLPQIYWNVLLPQAYRIIIPPLTSEFLNVFKNSSVASLIGLMELLAQTKQTAEFSANLFEAFTLATLIYFTLNMSLMLLMRMVEKKVAVPGLISVGGK from the coding sequence ATGAATTACAACTGGGACTGGGGCGTGTTCTTCAAGTCCACCGGCGTGGGCAGCGAGATTTATCTCGACTGGTACCTGGCCGGCCTGGGCTGGACCATCGCCATCGCCGTCGTGGCCTGGATCATCGCCCTGCTGCTGGGCTCGTTGCTCGGCGTGATGCGCACCGTGCCGAACCGGCTGGTGTCGGGGATCGCCACCTGCTACGTGGAACTCTTCCGTAATGTGCCGCTGCTGGTTCAGCTGTTCATCTGGTACTTCCTGGTGCCGGACCTGCTGCCCGCCGATATGCAGGAGTGGTACAAGCAGGACCTGAACCCGACCACCTCGGCCTACCTGAGCGTCGTCGTGTGCCTGGGCCTGTTCACCGCCGCCCGGGTCTGCGAACAAGTGCGCACCGGTATCCAGGCGCTGCCGCGCGGCCAGGAATCCGCCGCCCGAGCCATGGGTTTCAAGCTGCCGCAGATCTACTGGAACGTGCTGCTGCCCCAGGCCTATCGGATCATCATTCCGCCGCTTACCTCGGAATTCCTCAACGTCTTCAAGAACTCCTCCGTGGCCTCGCTGATCGGGCTGATGGAGCTGCTCGCGCAGACCAAGCAGACCGCCGAGTTCTCCGCCAACCTGTTCGAAGCCTTCACCCTGGCGACGCTGATCTACTTCACCCTGAACATGAGCCTGATGCTGCTCATGCGCATGGTCGAGAAGAAAGTCGCGGTGCCCGGCCTGATCTCCGTGGGGGGTAAATGA
- a CDS encoding amino acid ABC transporter permease, whose translation MEFDFTGVIPAIPGLWNGMVMTLKLMAMGVVGGIILGTILALMRLSHNKLISNIAGAYVNYFRSIPLLLVITWFYLAVPFVLRWITGEDTPIGAFGSCVVAFMMFEAAYFCEIVRAGVQSIPKGQMGAAQALGMNYGQTMRLIILPQAFRKMTPLLLQQSIILFQDTSLVYTVGLVDFLNASRANGDIIGRSNEFLIVAGLVYFTISFAASLLVKRLQKRFAV comes from the coding sequence ATGGAATTCGATTTCACTGGCGTCATACCGGCCATTCCCGGCTTGTGGAACGGCATGGTCATGACCCTCAAGCTGATGGCCATGGGCGTGGTCGGCGGGATCATCCTGGGGACGATCCTGGCGCTGATGCGCCTGTCCCACAACAAGCTGATCTCCAACATCGCCGGCGCCTACGTCAACTATTTCCGCTCGATTCCGCTGCTGCTGGTCATCACCTGGTTCTACCTGGCCGTGCCGTTCGTGCTGCGCTGGATCACCGGCGAAGACACGCCGATCGGTGCATTCGGTTCTTGCGTCGTGGCGTTCATGATGTTCGAGGCGGCGTACTTCTGCGAAATCGTGCGGGCCGGCGTGCAGTCGATCCCCAAGGGCCAGATGGGCGCGGCACAGGCACTGGGCATGAACTATGGCCAGACCATGCGCCTGATCATCCTGCCCCAGGCGTTTCGCAAGATGACCCCGCTGCTGCTGCAACAGAGCATCATCCTGTTTCAGGACACCTCGCTGGTCTACACGGTCGGCCTGGTGGACTTCCTCAATGCTTCGCGGGCCAATGGCGACATCATCGGCCGCTCCAATGAGTTCCTGATCGTCGCAGGTCTCGTGTACTTCACAATCAGCTTTGCCGCCTCGCTGCTGGTCAAGCGTCTGCAAAAAAGGTTCGCCGTATGA
- a CDS encoding GlpM family protein: MFKAALGAAVVVILAMLAKTRNYYIAGLVPLFPTFALIAHYIVGKGRSVDDLKTTIVFGMWSIIPYFVYLATLYVMVDRLRLEASLAVAAVAWLMAATVLVTVWVRVHG; encoded by the coding sequence ATTTTCAAGGCGGCGCTGGGTGCAGCCGTGGTGGTCATCCTGGCGATGCTGGCCAAGACCCGGAATTACTACATCGCCGGGTTGGTACCGCTGTTCCCCACCTTCGCCCTGATCGCCCACTACATCGTCGGCAAAGGCCGCTCGGTGGACGATCTGAAGACCACCATCGTGTTTGGCATGTGGTCGATCATTCCGTACTTCGTCTATCTCGCAACGCTGTACGTCATGGTCGACCGCCTGCGCCTCGAAGCCTCATTGGCCGTGGCAGCCGTCGCCTGGCTGATGGCAGCGACGGTGCTGGTCACCGTTTGGGTGCGGGTGCACGGCTGA
- a CDS encoding LysR family transcriptional regulator yields the protein MDRLQAMRVFVTVVDLGSQSATAEHLDLSRPVVSRYLAELEDWVGARLMHRTTRKLSLTAAGSEILPRCRQMLELSGDMQAAVGTPDDAPRGMLRISASTSFGQAQLASAMADYVKHYPGVSIDLQMLDRTVNLVDERIDLAIRMSNDLDPNLIARRLTVCRSVICASPRYLREHSTPLRVEDLSRHNCLTHSYVGKSLWHFEQDGEQVSVPVQGNISANEASTLLQATIAGAGVAMLPSYQAGAHLKNGELIRLLPHAEPRRMNMYAVYASRKHMPSALRSLLDFLVLKFPETPEWDVGL from the coding sequence ATGGATCGTCTACAAGCAATGCGGGTGTTTGTCACGGTGGTCGACCTGGGCAGTCAGTCGGCAACGGCTGAGCACCTGGACCTGTCGCGACCCGTGGTGTCGCGCTACCTGGCGGAGCTGGAAGACTGGGTCGGCGCCCGGTTGATGCACCGCACCACCCGCAAGCTGAGCCTGACGGCCGCAGGTTCCGAGATCCTGCCGCGCTGTCGGCAGATGCTGGAGCTGTCCGGCGACATGCAAGCCGCCGTCGGAACCCCGGACGACGCGCCACGGGGCATGTTGCGCATCAGCGCCAGCACCTCGTTCGGCCAGGCCCAACTGGCGAGCGCCATGGCCGACTACGTCAAGCACTATCCAGGGGTGAGCATCGACCTGCAGATGCTCGACCGCACCGTGAACCTGGTGGACGAGCGCATCGACCTGGCGATCCGCATGAGCAACGACCTGGACCCGAACCTGATCGCCCGCCGCCTGACGGTCTGCCGTTCGGTGATCTGCGCCTCGCCGCGGTATCTGCGTGAGCATTCGACACCGCTGCGCGTGGAAGACCTGAGCCGGCACAACTGCCTGACCCACTCCTACGTCGGCAAGAGCCTGTGGCATTTCGAGCAGGACGGCGAGCAGGTCTCGGTGCCGGTGCAAGGCAACATCAGCGCCAACGAAGCCAGCACATTGCTTCAAGCCACGATAGCCGGCGCAGGCGTGGCGATGCTGCCCAGCTACCAGGCCGGCGCCCACCTCAAGAACGGCGAACTGATCCGCCTGCTGCCCCATGCCGAACCGCGCCGGATGAACATGTACGCGGTGTACGCCTCACGCAAGCACATGCCCTCGGCGCTGCGCAGCCTGCTGGATTTTCTGGTGCTGAAGTTTCCCGAGACGCCGGAGTGGGATGTGGGGTTGTAG
- a CDS encoding sensor histidine kinase, whose product MKCDPTLYRAAPPSLAVKPRLIRHLFLPPLVIALMIGLGYLGFWISEHYGVRGLAENGERQLELHARAVESEISKYTYLPSLLELESSVSQLLDDPTPEHRKTVNEYLEGLNRRSRSRAIYVMDTTGRVMATSNWRDVDSYLGEDLSFRAYFQNAVRGQPGRFYGIGSTNGEPGYYLAHGLEQQGKIIGVAVVKVRLEAMEERWQRARLEAFVSDENGIIILSSDPARRLKSVRPLSDETKERLARSLQYYWFPLNELVPLARERLAEGMEKLTFPANTELVSDERAISYLSQTRPLSDTPWNFTLLTPLEDLRRQAINQGILVAVAFALVAFLLIAWNERRKVIATRLAAREALQEANNQLERRITERTTDLRASNERLKGQIRERRQAEETLRRAQDELVQAGKLAAIGQMSTSIAHELNQPLAALRTLSGNTVRFLERGQLDIASTNLKTINELIDRMGRITASLRAFARRGDDQGRASLGKAVEAALQLLGGRLENLDIQIHSGFDDVQLQIDQTRLEQILVNLIGNALDAMQTQPEPKLWLDGQAADGKYRLRVRDNGHGIDPEARKHLFEPFFTTKPGEQGLGLGLTLSASLAAAAGGHLGVEYPLERGTTFVLNLPLVSLSPAEPL is encoded by the coding sequence ATGAAATGCGACCCCACCCTTTATCGCGCCGCGCCGCCATCACTCGCCGTGAAACCCCGCCTGATCCGCCATCTGTTCCTGCCGCCGCTGGTCATTGCACTGATGATCGGCCTGGGTTACCTCGGCTTCTGGATCAGCGAGCACTATGGCGTACGTGGCCTCGCCGAGAATGGCGAGCGTCAGCTGGAGCTGCACGCCCGTGCGGTCGAGAGCGAGATCAGCAAGTACACCTACCTGCCCAGCCTGCTGGAGCTTGAATCGAGTGTCTCGCAACTGCTCGACGACCCCACGCCCGAGCATCGCAAGACCGTCAACGAATACCTCGAAGGCCTGAACCGCCGCAGCCGCAGCCGGGCCATCTACGTGATGGACACCACCGGTCGGGTGATGGCCACCAGCAACTGGCGCGATGTCGACAGTTACCTGGGCGAAGACCTGTCCTTCCGCGCCTATTTCCAGAACGCCGTACGCGGCCAGCCGGGACGGTTCTACGGCATCGGCAGCACCAATGGCGAACCCGGCTACTACCTGGCCCATGGCCTGGAGCAACAGGGCAAGATCATTGGCGTGGCCGTGGTCAAGGTGCGCCTCGAAGCCATGGAAGAGCGCTGGCAGCGAGCGCGGCTGGAGGCGTTCGTCAGTGATGAGAACGGCATCATCATCCTGTCCAGCGACCCGGCGCGACGGCTCAAGTCGGTGCGCCCCCTGAGCGACGAGACCAAGGAGCGCCTGGCCCGCAGCCTGCAATATTATTGGTTCCCGCTCAACGAACTGGTGCCCCTGGCCCGGGAACGCCTGGCCGAAGGCATGGAGAAGCTGACCTTCCCGGCCAACACCGAACTGGTGTCCGACGAACGCGCCATCAGCTACCTGTCGCAGACCCGCCCCTTGAGCGATACCCCGTGGAATTTCACCCTGCTGACGCCTCTTGAAGACCTGCGTCGCCAGGCGATCAACCAAGGCATCCTGGTGGCCGTGGCCTTCGCCCTGGTGGCGTTCCTGCTGATCGCCTGGAACGAACGACGCAAGGTCATCGCCACCCGCCTTGCGGCCCGGGAAGCCTTGCAGGAAGCCAACAACCAGCTCGAGCGTCGGATTACCGAACGCACCACCGACCTGCGCGCCAGCAACGAACGACTCAAGGGCCAGATCCGCGAGCGGCGCCAGGCCGAAGAGACCTTGCGCCGGGCCCAGGACGAACTGGTCCAGGCCGGTAAACTGGCGGCCATCGGCCAGATGTCCACCAGCATCGCCCATGAGCTCAACCAGCCGCTGGCGGCGCTGCGCACCTTGTCCGGCAATACCGTGCGCTTCCTGGAGCGCGGCCAGCTGGACATCGCCAGCACCAACCTCAAGACCATCAACGAATTGATCGACCGCATGGGCCGGATCACCGCCAGCCTGCGCGCCTTCGCCCGGCGCGGCGACGACCAGGGCCGGGCGAGCCTGGGCAAGGCCGTCGAGGCCGCATTGCAATTGCTGGGCGGGCGCCTGGAAAACCTGGACATCCAGATCCACAGCGGTTTCGATGACGTCCAATTGCAAATCGACCAGACCCGCCTCGAACAGATCCTCGTGAACCTGATCGGCAACGCCCTGGACGCCATGCAAACGCAACCCGAGCCGAAACTGTGGCTCGACGGCCAGGCCGCCGATGGCAAATATCGCCTTCGGGTGCGGGACAATGGTCACGGCATCGATCCTGAAGCCCGCAAGCATTTGTTCGAACCGTTCTTCACCACCAAACCTGGCGAACAGGGCCTGGGCCTGGGCCTGACGCTCTCGGCGAGCCTGGCCGCCGCCGCGGGTGGACACCTGGGCGTCGAGTACCCGCTCGAGCGTGGCACTACGTTTGTCCTCAATCTACCGTTGGTCAGCCTTTCACCTGCCGAGCCGCTATGA
- a CDS encoding amino acid ABC transporter ATP-binding protein: MISIKNINKWYGDFQVLTNCSTEVSKGEVVVVCGPSGSGKSTLIKCVNALEPFQKGDIVVDGTSIADPKTNLPKLRSRVGMVFQHFELFPHLTITENLTIAQIKVLGRSKEEATKKGLQLLERVGLSAHAHKHPGQLSGGQQQRVAIARALAMDPVVMLFDEPTSALDPEMVNEVLDVMVQLAHEGMTMMCVTHEMGFARKVANRVIFMDQGQIIEDCKKEEFFGDISARSERAQHFLEKILQH, from the coding sequence ATGATCTCTATCAAGAACATCAACAAGTGGTATGGGGACTTCCAGGTACTGACCAATTGCAGCACCGAGGTCAGCAAGGGTGAAGTTGTGGTGGTGTGCGGACCATCGGGTTCGGGCAAATCCACGCTGATCAAATGCGTGAACGCTTTGGAGCCATTCCAGAAAGGCGACATCGTGGTCGATGGCACCTCCATCGCCGACCCGAAGACCAACCTGCCGAAACTGCGTTCGCGGGTGGGCATGGTGTTCCAGCATTTCGAACTGTTCCCGCACCTGACCATCACCGAAAACCTGACCATCGCGCAGATCAAGGTGCTGGGCCGCAGCAAGGAAGAAGCCACCAAGAAAGGCCTGCAACTGCTTGAGCGGGTCGGTCTCTCGGCCCACGCCCACAAGCACCCGGGCCAGCTCTCCGGCGGCCAGCAGCAACGCGTGGCGATTGCCCGTGCCCTGGCGATGGACCCGGTGGTGATGCTGTTCGACGAACCGACCTCGGCCCTTGACCCGGAAATGGTCAACGAAGTGCTCGACGTGATGGTGCAACTGGCCCACGAAGGCATGACCATGATGTGCGTGACCCACGAAATGGGCTTCGCCCGCAAAGTGGCGAACCGGGTGATCTTCATGGACCAGGGCCAGATCATCGAGGACTGCAAGAAAGAAGAGTTCTTCGGCGACATCAGTGCCCGCTCCGAACGCGCGCAGCATTTCCTTGAGAAAATCCTGCAGCACTAA
- a CDS encoding sigma-54-dependent transcriptional regulator yields the protein MLGCQQALSLEDIPCIGVGSAEEALERVDDNFAGIVISDIRLPGIDGLELLTRLKARDRSLPVVLITGHGDISMAVGAMQKGAYDFMEKPFSPERLVDVARRALEQRSLAREVSSLRRQLAERDSLEGRIIGRSPAMQHLRALIANVADTSANVLIEGETGTGKELVARCLHDFSRRHDKQFVALNCGGLPENLFESEIFGHEANAFTGAGKRRIGKIEHADGGTLFLDEVESMPLPLQIKLLRVLQERTLERLGSNQSVAVDCRVIAATKSDLDEMGRSGQFRSDLYYRLNVVTLELPPLRERREDILQLFEHFLQQSSLRFDRTVPELDNQTLSNLMSHDWPGNVRELRNVAERYALGLPAFKRSGASGGSQGLAFAEAVEAFERNLLVDALQRSGGNLTQASQELGMAKTTLFDKVKKYGLSH from the coding sequence CTGCTGGGCTGCCAGCAGGCCCTGAGCCTGGAGGACATTCCCTGCATCGGCGTGGGCAGCGCCGAAGAGGCCCTGGAGCGAGTCGACGATAACTTTGCCGGCATCGTCATCAGCGATATTCGGCTGCCGGGCATCGACGGCCTGGAACTGCTGACTCGTCTCAAGGCCCGGGACCGCAGCCTGCCGGTGGTGCTGATCACCGGCCACGGCGACATTTCCATGGCCGTCGGAGCCATGCAAAAAGGCGCCTATGACTTCATGGAGAAACCCTTCTCCCCTGAGCGCCTGGTGGACGTCGCCCGTCGCGCCCTGGAACAGCGCAGCCTGGCCCGGGAAGTGTCATCGCTGCGTCGGCAACTGGCCGAACGCGACTCCCTGGAAGGCCGGATCATTGGCCGCTCGCCGGCCATGCAGCATCTGCGCGCGCTGATCGCCAACGTCGCCGACACCTCGGCCAACGTCCTGATCGAAGGCGAAACCGGCACCGGCAAGGAACTGGTCGCCCGCTGCCTGCATGATTTCAGCCGGCGCCACGACAAGCAGTTCGTCGCGCTGAACTGCGGCGGCCTGCCGGAGAACCTGTTCGAAAGCGAGATTTTCGGCCACGAGGCCAACGCCTTCACCGGGGCCGGCAAACGCCGGATCGGCAAGATCGAGCACGCCGATGGCGGCACGCTGTTTCTCGATGAAGTGGAAAGCATGCCCCTGCCCTTGCAGATCAAGTTGCTGCGCGTGTTGCAGGAACGCACCCTCGAACGCCTGGGCTCGAACCAGAGCGTGGCGGTGGATTGCCGGGTGATCGCCGCCACCAAGTCCGACCTGGACGAAATGGGCCGGTCCGGGCAATTCCGCAGCGACCTGTATTACCGCCTCAACGTGGTGACCCTGGAACTGCCGCCCTTGCGCGAGCGGCGCGAAGACATCCTGCAATTGTTCGAGCATTTTCTTCAGCAGTCGTCCCTGCGCTTCGACCGTACGGTGCCGGAGCTGGACAACCAGACCCTGTCGAACCTGATGAGCCACGACTGGCCGGGCAACGTGCGCGAACTGCGCAACGTCGCCGAGCGCTACGCCCTCGGCCTGCCGGCGTTCAAGCGCTCCGGTGCCAGTGGCGGCAGCCAGGGCCTGGCCTTCGCCGAAGCGGTGGAAGCGTTCGAGCGCAACCTGCTGGTGGACGCCCTGCAACGCAGCGGCGGCAACCTGACCCAGGCCAGTCAGGAGCTGGGCATGGCCAAGACCACGCTGTTCGACAAAGTCAAAAAATATGGCCTGAGCCATTAA
- a CDS encoding MBL fold metallo-hydrolase has translation MTGFIPLKRLLLATAALAFTAQTWAADLTLDVYNPGAAAVFPVTSVLVSGEKEAILVDAQFGKSQAAQVVEKIRTSGKRLTTIYISHGDPDYYFGLETLTAAFPEAKVLASAPTVEHIKQTMDGKLKYWGPILKTDAPAKAIVPQVLKGDSLTLEGQRLQVVGLDGPQPDRSFVWIPSIKAVVGGVVVAENIHVWMADTQTPQSHKDWLATLDTIEKLQPSTVIPGHYLGDSARSLAPVRFTAGYIKAFDEETAKAKDSAALIRAMKLRYPDLGEDSSLELSAKVAKGEMKW, from the coding sequence ATGACCGGCTTTATCCCACTCAAGCGCCTGCTGCTGGCAACTGCCGCCCTGGCTTTCACTGCCCAGACCTGGGCCGCCGACTTGACGCTCGACGTCTACAACCCTGGCGCGGCGGCGGTTTTCCCGGTGACCTCGGTGTTGGTCAGCGGTGAAAAAGAGGCGATTCTGGTGGACGCCCAGTTCGGCAAATCCCAGGCCGCCCAGGTGGTGGAAAAAATCCGCACCAGTGGCAAGCGATTGACCACGATCTACATCAGCCATGGCGATCCAGACTACTATTTTGGTCTGGAGACCCTCACCGCCGCGTTCCCTGAGGCCAAGGTGCTGGCGTCGGCGCCGACCGTCGAACACATCAAGCAGACCATGGACGGCAAACTGAAATACTGGGGGCCGATCCTGAAGACCGATGCGCCGGCCAAAGCCATCGTGCCCCAGGTGCTCAAGGGCGACAGCCTGACCCTGGAAGGCCAGCGCTTGCAGGTCGTCGGCCTCGATGGTCCGCAGCCGGACCGCAGTTTCGTGTGGATTCCATCGATCAAGGCCGTGGTGGGTGGTGTCGTGGTGGCCGAAAACATTCATGTATGGATGGCCGATACCCAGACGCCGCAGTCTCACAAGGATTGGCTGGCGACGCTGGACACTATCGAAAAGCTGCAACCGAGCACGGTGATTCCGGGTCACTACCTGGGTGACAGCGCCCGTTCCCTGGCCCCGGTGCGCTTCACCGCCGGCTACATCAAGGCTTTCGACGAAGAAACCGCCAAGGCCAAGGATTCCGCCGCGCTGATCCGCGCCATGAAACTACGCTATCCGGACCTGGGTGAAGACAGCTCCCTGGAGCTCAGTGCCAAGGTGGCGAAGGGCGAGATGAAGTGGTGA
- the gcvH gene encoding glycine cleavage system protein GcvH, with protein MSELRFTEDHEWLRTEADGSVTVGITAFAQNALGDVVFVQLPELQAYDKGAEASTVESVKAASGVYMPLDGEVLEVNDKLDASPELVNEDPLGEGWFFRFKPTDADAVAKLLDQDAYDRLIKANAEA; from the coding sequence ATGAGCGAGTTGCGTTTCACTGAAGATCACGAATGGCTGCGCACCGAAGCCGACGGCAGCGTCACCGTAGGCATTACCGCTTTCGCGCAGAACGCATTGGGCGACGTGGTTTTTGTGCAACTGCCTGAATTGCAGGCCTATGACAAAGGCGCCGAGGCCTCTACCGTGGAGTCGGTCAAGGCTGCCAGCGGTGTGTACATGCCCCTGGACGGTGAAGTGCTCGAAGTGAACGACAAGCTCGACGCCAGCCCGGAACTGGTCAACGAAGATCCGCTGGGCGAAGGCTGGTTCTTCCGCTTTAAACCGACCGACGCCGACGCAGTGGCTAAGCTGTTGGATCAAGACGCCTACGATCGCCTGATCAAAGCCAACGCCGAAGCCTGA
- a CDS encoding sigma-54-dependent transcriptional regulator codes for MRIHVSFIDRVGITQEVLALLGGRNLNLDAVEMVPPNVYIDAPTLSPQVLDELREALFSVRGVQAVTVVDILPGQRRHLQLDALLAAMTDPVLALDSVGKVLLANPALIALYGREPAGESVAELFSDEALLGALLENGFRLPLREVTLNGQTLLLDATPITDAGALLTLYQPNRIGERLSALHHDHAEGFDALLGESPAIRTLKARAQRVAALDAPLLIQGETGTGKELVARACHAISARHSAPFLALNCAALPENLAESELFGYAPGAFTGAQRGGKPGLMELANQGTVFLDEIGEMSPYLQAKLLRFLNDGSFRRVGGDREVKVNVRILSATHRNLEKMVSEGSFREDLFYRLNVLNVEVPPLRERGQDILLLARYFMQQACAQIQRPVCRLAPGTYPALLGNRWPGNVRQLQNVIFRAAAICESSLVDIGDLDIAGTSVARQGDVEVESLEQAVETFEKHLLESLYANYPSTRQLASRLQTSHTAIAHRLRKYGIPGKP; via the coding sequence ATGCGTATCCACGTCAGTTTCATCGACCGCGTCGGCATCACCCAGGAAGTCCTGGCCTTGCTCGGTGGGCGCAATCTCAACCTGGATGCGGTGGAGATGGTGCCGCCCAACGTCTACATCGATGCCCCTACCCTCAGCCCGCAAGTGCTCGACGAGTTGCGCGAGGCCCTGTTCAGCGTGCGCGGCGTGCAGGCGGTCACCGTGGTGGACATCTTGCCGGGCCAGCGTCGGCACTTGCAGCTCGATGCCTTGCTCGCCGCCATGACCGACCCTGTACTGGCCTTGGACAGCGTCGGCAAGGTGTTGCTGGCCAACCCGGCGCTGATCGCCCTGTATGGTCGTGAACCGGCCGGGGAAAGCGTGGCCGAGCTGTTCAGTGACGAGGCATTGCTCGGCGCCTTGCTGGAAAATGGCTTCCGCCTGCCCTTGCGGGAGGTCACCCTCAATGGCCAGACCTTGCTGCTGGACGCCACCCCCATCACCGACGCCGGCGCGCTGCTGACGCTCTATCAGCCCAATCGCATCGGCGAGCGTCTGTCAGCCCTGCACCACGACCACGCCGAAGGTTTCGACGCACTGTTGGGCGAATCCCCGGCGATCCGCACCCTCAAGGCCCGGGCCCAGCGCGTCGCGGCCCTGGATGCACCGCTGCTGATCCAGGGCGAAACCGGCACCGGCAAGGAACTGGTGGCCCGGGCCTGTCACGCCATCAGCGCCCGTCACAGCGCGCCGTTCCTGGCCCTTAACTGCGCCGCGCTGCCGGAGAACCTGGCGGAAAGCGAGCTGTTCGGCTACGCCCCCGGCGCCTTCACCGGGGCGCAACGGGGCGGCAAGCCAGGGCTGATGGAGTTGGCGAACCAGGGCACGGTATTCCTCGATGAAATCGGCGAGATGTCGCCGTACCTGCAAGCCAAGCTCCTGCGTTTCTTGAACGATGGCAGCTTCCGCCGGGTGGGCGGCGACCGGGAAGTCAAGGTCAACGTGCGGATCCTCAGCGCCACCCACCGCAACCTGGAGAAAATGGTCAGCGAGGGCTCGTTCCGCGAGGACCTGTTCTATCGCCTGAACGTGCTCAACGTCGAAGTCCCGCCGCTGCGCGAACGCGGCCAGGACATCCTGCTGCTGGCGCGCTACTTCATGCAGCAGGCCTGCGCGCAGATCCAGCGCCCGGTCTGCCGCCTGGCTCCCGGTACTTACCCGGCGCTGCTGGGCAACCGCTGGCCGGGCAACGTGCGGCAATTGCAGAACGTGATCTTCCGCGCCGCCGCCATCTGCGAAAGCAGCCTGGTGGACATCGGCGACCTGGACATCGCCGGCACCTCCGTGGCGCGCCAGGGCGATGTGGAAGTCGAAAGCCTGGAACAGGCCGTGGAAACCTTCGAGAAGCACCTGCTCGAAAGCCTCTACGCCAACTACCCCTCCACCCGCCAGTTGGCCAGCCGCCTGCAAACCTCCCATACCGCGATTGCCCATCGGTTGCGCAAATACGGAATTCCCGGGAAGCCGTAG
- a CDS encoding NAD(P)-dependent oxidoreductase: MSKIAIIGATGRAGSQLLEEALRRGHSVTAIARNTAKIGERAGVVSKQVDVLDSEALIAAIDGHDVVISATHFASVPADKVIAPVKAAGVKRLLVVGGAGSLLLPDNSRVIDSDGFPEEYLAEASAGALFLDVLRKEQDLDWTFLSPSAEFVETERTGQFRVGKDHLLFDADGRSWISFADYAIAMIDEVETPQFSRTRFTVGY, from the coding sequence ATGAGCAAGATCGCAATCATCGGCGCCACCGGCCGGGCCGGCAGCCAACTGTTGGAAGAGGCCCTGCGCCGTGGTCACAGCGTGACGGCCATTGCCCGCAACACCGCGAAAATCGGCGAAAGGGCCGGGGTGGTCAGCAAGCAGGTGGACGTATTGGACAGCGAGGCGCTGATCGCCGCCATCGACGGGCATGACGTGGTGATCAGTGCCACGCACTTTGCCAGCGTGCCGGCAGACAAGGTCATCGCACCGGTGAAAGCCGCCGGGGTCAAGCGCTTGCTGGTGGTCGGCGGGGCCGGTTCGTTGCTGCTGCCGGATAACAGCCGGGTGATCGACAGCGACGGCTTCCCGGAGGAATACCTGGCCGAAGCCAGCGCCGGTGCCTTGTTCCTGGATGTGCTGCGCAAGGAACAGGACCTGGACTGGACCTTCCTCTCGCCTTCGGCGGAGTTCGTCGAAACCGAGCGCACGGGCCAGTTCCGTGTCGGCAAGGATCACCTGCTGTTCGACGCCGACGGGCGTAGCTGGATCAGCTTTGCCGACTACGCCATTGCGATGATCGATGAAGTGGAGACGCCGCAGTTTTCGCGGACGCGATTTACTGTCGGCTATTGA